The genomic region GCATGATGCTGGACTTTGATGTTGATCTGGACGGTGTACGCGTCCTGATTGTCGATGACAGCCTCACCTCGCGCCGACACATCCGTCGCATTCTGCAAAATATTGGCGTGGATCAGATCGTCGAAGCGGAAAATGGCCGTGAAGGCATGGCGGTTATGCAGCAGCATGTGTTCGATTTAATTTTGACCGACTACAACATGCCCGAAATGGATGGCAAAGAGTTTGTTTGTTACGTGCGGCAGCAAAGTAGTCAGACCAACGTGCCGATACTGATGGTAACCAGCATGCAGGACGAGGCCCGTTTGGCGCAGGTGGAACAGGTGGGCGTCTCCGCTATTTGTGACAAACCCTTTGAACCCCGTTTTTTGGTGGAATTGTTGCGTCGCGTGCTGGTGACAGGCCAGTCCTAACCCTTTTTACGAAGACAACGCATGACCGCGCATATTGTTGCTCACCGTGGCTATAGCAGCCGCTACCCGGAAAACACCAGTCTTAGTCTGGAAAAGGCCATTGCCGCCGGTGTTCGTTTTGTTGAATTGGACGTGCAACTGAGTGCCGATGGCGTGCCGGTGATCGTCCATGACGACACGTTGCAGCGTACCGGTGGCGTCAATTGCTCGGTGCTGGATACACCCTGGTCGGCATTGCAGATTCAAACCGTGGGTGAAGTCGAGCGCCTGGGAAATGCCTTCGCCGCTGAACCATTGCCGCCCTTGCAGCGCCTGACCGAGATTTTACAGGCGCATCCGCAGGTACATGCCTTCGTTGAACTCAAAGAAGAAAGTCTCAATCGCTTTGGCCGGCAGTACATGCTCGATCAGGTGGTGGCTGTGCTGCAGCCGGTGTTGGCGCAGTGCAGCATCATTTCGTTCGATGATCAGGTGTTGTACCTCGTTCGTGAACAGACGCCTTGCCGCATCGGCTGGGTGATTGGCCGCTGGACGCCAGAGCAGCGCAAGCTGGCTGAGGCACTGCAGCCGCACATCCTGATTTGCAATTACAAAAAAATTGAACTGCCGCTGTGGTCCGGGCCGTGGCAGTGGTTTTTGTACGAAATTATTGATCCGGCGCTGGCACGGCAATGGCTGGCGCGTGGCGTGATTTACATCGAAGGCATGGAACTGGCGCAACTGCTGGTCGACGACGCATTTAACGGAGCGTAACGTGGATTACGATGTGGTGGTGATTGGCGGTGGGATTCACGGCGTGGGCGCGGCGCAAGCCGCTGCTGCTGCCGGACATTCCGTACTGGTGATTGAGCAGCACGCATTGGCTTCGGGCACGTCCAGCCGTTCCAGCAAATTGATTCACGGTGGATTGCGCTATCTGGAAAGCGGACAAATCCGCCTGGTACGGGAATGCCTGTACGAACGCGAATTACTGCTGACCAACGCGCCAGACCTGGTAACGTTGCGGCCATTTTTTATTCCGGTTTACCCACAAACCCGCCGCCGTCCCTGGAAACTGCGTGCAGGATTGAGTCTGTACGCCATGTTGACCGGGCTGCGCAGTTCGGCACTGTTTCGCACCGTGCCGCGTTCCCAGTGGGATACGCTGGACGGATTGGATGCTGCCGGTTTGCAGACGGTGCTTCAATACTGGGATGCACAGACCGACGACAATCTGCTGACCCAGGCGGTGATGCAATCGGCGCAAACCATGGGCGCAGAACTGTGGATTCCGGCCAAGTTTATGAGTGCCGAGCCGCATTCTACCGGCTGGAACCTGCAGGTCGATTACGCCGGCAAGTCGCGGGAAATCCATGCCAGGGCGGTGGTTAATGCTGCCGGCCCCTGGGCGCGTCGGGTGGATGAAAAAGCCGGTTTGTTGCATCGTGCCTGCGATGTTGATCTGGTGCAGGGGACGCACATCATTCTGGATGCTCCGCTCAAATCCGGTATTTATTACGTCGAAGCTCCGCAAGATGGTCGGGCGGTGTTTGTCATGCCTTGGTATCAGCGCACCCTGGTGGGAACCACCGAGCGCATTTATCAGGGCGATCCGGCGGCGGTTATGCCTATGGCCGAAGAAAAGTCTTATTTGTTCACGGTACTGCAGCATTACTTTCCGGCATATCGTGATTTAAGCGTGCGCGATGTTGCCGAATCATTTGCTGGCCTGCGGGTGCTGCCGGCGGCATCGGGCGCGGCATTCTCGCGTCCGCGCGAAACCATCATCAGCGTGGATCAGGATGTGTCGCCGCGTTGGGCGTCCATTTACGGTGGCAAGCTGACGGCGTATCGCGCCACGGCCGAGCAGGTGATGCGTCGCCTGCAACCTGCCCTGCCAAAACGTGCCGCACGGGGTGATACCCGACGGCTGCGTCTGGTGCCCGCCGACTAGCG from Gammaproteobacteria bacterium harbors:
- a CDS encoding response regulator; the encoded protein is MESISVSDLLVLLVEPSTTQQRVIRNYLIEIGVRNVDAVTSGEEALTTMMGTPPDLVVSAMHLSDMTGADLVTKMRGQPRLADVPFMLVSSETSVRLLEPIRQAGVVGILPKPFTMENLRSALVSAVDMLDLGSMMLDFDVDLDGVRVLIVDDSLTSRRHIRRILQNIGVDQIVEAENGREGMAVMQQHVFDLILTDYNMPEMDGKEFVCYVRQQSSQTNVPILMVTSMQDEARLAQVEQVGVSAICDKPFEPRFLVELLRRVLVTGQS
- a CDS encoding glycerophosphodiester phosphodiesterase family protein — encoded protein: MTAHIVAHRGYSSRYPENTSLSLEKAIAAGVRFVELDVQLSADGVPVIVHDDTLQRTGGVNCSVLDTPWSALQIQTVGEVERLGNAFAAEPLPPLQRLTEILQAHPQVHAFVELKEESLNRFGRQYMLDQVVAVLQPVLAQCSIISFDDQVLYLVREQTPCRIGWVIGRWTPEQRKLAEALQPHILICNYKKIELPLWSGPWQWFLYEIIDPALARQWLARGVIYIEGMELAQLLVDDAFNGA
- a CDS encoding FAD-dependent oxidoreductase, which translates into the protein MDYDVVVIGGGIHGVGAAQAAAAAGHSVLVIEQHALASGTSSRSSKLIHGGLRYLESGQIRLVRECLYERELLLTNAPDLVTLRPFFIPVYPQTRRRPWKLRAGLSLYAMLTGLRSSALFRTVPRSQWDTLDGLDAAGLQTVLQYWDAQTDDNLLTQAVMQSAQTMGAELWIPAKFMSAEPHSTGWNLQVDYAGKSREIHARAVVNAAGPWARRVDEKAGLLHRACDVDLVQGTHIILDAPLKSGIYYVEAPQDGRAVFVMPWYQRTLVGTTERIYQGDPAAVMPMAEEKSYLFTVLQHYFPAYRDLSVRDVAESFAGLRVLPAASGAAFSRPRETIISVDQDVSPRWASIYGGKLTAYRATAEQVMRRLQPALPKRAARGDTRRLRLVPAD